A portion of the Hylaeus volcanicus isolate JK05 unplaced genomic scaffold, UHH_iyHylVolc1.0_haploid 12237, whole genome shotgun sequence genome contains these proteins:
- the LOC128883893 gene encoding uncharacterized protein LOC128883893 has protein sequence MSSYTFANVCGAPFEGGQITFDKTGNCLLVPSSNRVTVYDLRQNRVQTLPFEARQNIQYILCSPIMNILITIDVIGRAVVVNSTNSVILSRFSFSHPISAAKFSSCGKYLATASQKALKFWDVPTMENRWFCSLRRKIQHHADTIVSVCWSCDSEYVCTGSKDLTVRIFSCNPKEGFKVLTFVEHRSPLCGAFFSQNMKYVIGVATDGTMISWNWMTDVEKHEQDEILGSSTENRAFSLQRVPTHSLSKDDEKNVHRELRKKRLAENFETKQSDNSENKNKLPDYSKGSWKMECKVFCNQSGGALISQVAYNSLINLLATGFSNGLICLYSTPDFAALYTLSIGNSPLDALEITSDGEWLAIGNSYAGQIVVWEWKSETYILKQQAHGTGIRCVACCPTLDRVTQNRIGGDNKSSSSLGLIQRSVAVATGGEDGKLKLWDSVSGFNYMTFTDHVAPINDIVFTPQGNAVISASNDGTVRCYDLARYRCFRTFSSTQNGIQFFCLAIDGSGELIVAGTRGTEYSLYVWSLQTGKQIEYLSGHEACISCVMFDPHPNRSGTLISSSWDKTLRVWTLFGRIGKGGEAEPLCHSSSVLCLAFDPRGNNQIAVSTLCGNIWFWNVQDATVLGSIDGLRDIKSGRNVSDKYAANNSRSTSEKKTNATSVGSGVLQNQHFTTIVYSSNGSWLLAASQTSPRVCIYASDTRELLHSVSLSKNISFDSILIELNSKLMTESGFSIQEIDASDSDEDEVTRQQKRIQQHKALPGIEVGDLKPLHERKKFKIWKLAFSQDGQQWCAATSHGLFTFSLDSKNCMALSNRSMGSYQASGISSLDTFRPNLITKKVSPESILNVLKKNPAQAMILALGLNDFMWLSRVYVSIPYKYIGVVVESIPPLFLPALLNFLRICLMEPSQNQINEDINLSTPDLSTSLGGSPHLQFHLHWLTCILSCHLSVLQQIDCKHEIYKTNHDSIQDKKEVSLFQLDSSRTDLYSICLLLLRNVRKIHSNLGSLFKLNLHTLDALLLFKNVSKARECVEVNNVDLTMS, from the exons ATGTCGTCGTATACGTTTGCAAACGTATGTGGTGCACCTTTTGAAGGAGGTCAAATAACGTTTGATAAAACAGGAAACTGTTTGCTAGTTCCTTCCTCAAACCGAGTAACAGTTTACGATTTACGTCAAAATCGAGTGCAAACATTGCCGTTTGAAGCGCGTCAAAacattcaatatattttatgttcaccaattatgaatattcttATAACGATAGACGTAATAGGCAGAGCTGTTGTTGTGAATAGTACAAATAGTGTGATTTTGAGTCGATTCTCGTTTTCTCATCCCATTTCGGCagcaaaattttcatcgtgTGGAAAGTATTTAGCGACAGCGTCTCAAAAAGCATTGAAATTTTGGGATGTTCCTACAATGGAAAACCGTTGGTTTTGCTCGTTACGTCGGAAAATTCAACATCATGCTGACACTATTGTTTCTGTATGTTGGAGTTGTGATTCCGAATACGTTTGTACTGGTTCAAAAGATTTAACAGTGCGCATATTCAGTTGCAACCCTAAAGAGGGTTTTAAGGTTTTGACATTTGTAGAACATCG aTCGCCTCTTTGCGGAGCATTTTTTAGccaaaatatgaaatacgTGATAGGTGTCGCGACTGATGGAACTATGATTTCGTGGAACTGGATGACGGACGTTGAAAAACATGAACAGGATGAAATACTTGGGAGTTCAACAGAAAATAGAGCTTTTTCTTTACAAAGAGTTCCTACTCATTCGTTAAGCAAAGatgatgaaaaaaatgttcatcgggaattaagaaagaaacgtCTTGccgaaaattttgaaacaaaacaaagtgataattccgaaaataaaaataagctACCAGATTATTCCAAAGGATCTTGGAAGATGGAGTGCAAGGTTTTTTGCAATCAGTCTGGTGGTGCACTTATATCTCAAGTTGCctataattctttaataaatcttcTTGCCACTGGGTTTAGTAATGGtctaatttgtttatattcgaCACCAGATTTCGCAGCACTTTACACATTATCCATTGGTAACTCTCCTTTAGATGCTCTTGAGATAACGTCTGACGGAGAATGGTTGGCTATCGGAAATTCTTACGCTGGCCAG ATTGTCGTTTGGGAATGGAAAAGTGAAACCTACATTTTAAAGCAGCAAGCACATGGAACGGGTATACGCTGTGTAGCTTGTTGTCCTACTCTGGATAGAGTCACTCAAAACCGTATAGGAGGTGACAATAAGAGCTCGTCGTCTTTGGGATTAATACAAAGGAGTGTAGCTGTAGCAACGGGTGGAGAGGACGGTAAACTGAAGTTGTGGGACTCCGTGTCTGGATTTAATTACATGACATTCACTGACCATGTGGCTCCAATCAATGATATCGTATTCACACCACAA GGAAACGCAGTCATATCGGCGAGTAACGATGGAACCGTTCGTTGTTATGATCTAGCACGGTATCGTTGTTTTCGAACGTTTAGTAGCACGCAAAacggaatacaatttttttgccTCGCTATTGATGGAAGTGGAGAGTTGATTGTTGCGGGTACTAGGGGAACGGAGTACAGCCTTTACGTATGGTCACTACAG aCGGGAAAACAAATCGAATATTTGTCCGGACACGAGGCTTGCATTTCATGTGTTATGTTTGACCCTCATCCTAATCGTTCGGGTACATTAATTTCAAGTTCTTGGGATAAAACGTTAAGGGTTTGGACATTGTTTGGTCGTATTGGCAAGGGAGGAGAAGCTGAGCCTTTGTGTCATTCAAGCAGTGTTCTTTGCTTAGCGTTCGATCCACGAGGCAATAATCAAATTGCGGTGTCAACATTATGCGGAAATATATGGTTTTGGAATGTTCAGGATGCTACA GTACTTGGCAGTATTGACGGTTTACGTGATATAAAATCGGGCCGAAATGTTTCTGATAAGTATGCAGCTAACAATTCCCGTAGTACATCTGAGAAG aaaacaaacgCTACTTCTGTGGGTTCTGGAGTACTACAGAatcaacattttacaacaattGTATACTCATCCAACGGTTCATGGCTTTTGGCAGCTTCCCAAACTTCACCTCGg GTTTGTATCTACGCTTCGGATACGCGTGAACTTTTACATTCAGTATCTTTGTCTAAGAATATCTCATTTGATAGCATATTGATAGAATTGAACTCCAAATTGATGACTGAAAGTGGATTCTCTATACAAGAAATTGATGCATCTGATTCGGACGAAGATGAAGTGACACGACAACAAAAACGAATTCAACAG cATAAAGCATTGCCTGGTATTGAAGTTGGTGATTTAAAACCGTTGCATGAGcgcaaaaaatttaaaatatggaaattagCTTTCTCTCAGGATGGTCAACAATGGTGTGCTGCCACCAGTCATGGATTGTTCACTTTTTCTCTAGACTCCAAA AACTGTATGGCTTTATCTAATCGTTCCATGGGAAGTTATCAGGCTTCAGGAATAAGTTCTTTAGACACGTTTCGACctaatttaataactaaaaaagtttcacccgAGAGTATCcttaatgttttaaaaaaaaatcctgcTCAa GCAATGATACTAGCATTAGGCTTAAACGATTTTATGTGGTTATCTCGCGTCTATGTATCTATTCCATACAAATATATTGGTGTAGTTGTTGAATCAAttcctccactttttcttcctgctttattaaattttctacgtATATGTTTAATGGAACCAAGTCAAAATCAAATTAAcgaagatattaatttatctacCCCTGACTTGTCAACATCTCTTGGTGGAAGTCCtcatcttcaatttcatttacacTGGCTAACTTGTATTTTATCTTGTCATCTTTCTGTTTTACAACAAATCGATTGTAAACATGAGATTTACAAAACGAATCATGACAGCATTcaagataaaaaagaagtttcgTTATTTCAATTAG ACTCTAGTCGAACGGATCTGTACAGTATATGTTTATTGTTACTACGCAATGtccgaaaaattcattcaaatttaggatcactttttaaattgaatcttCATACTTTAGACGCTTTGTTGTTATTTAAGAACGTTTCGAAAGCTAGGGAATGCGTCGAAGTAAATAATGTTGATTTAACAATGTCATAA